One Coccinella septempunctata chromosome 1, icCocSept1.1, whole genome shotgun sequence DNA window includes the following coding sequences:
- the LOC123307609 gene encoding otoferlin-like, with protein sequence MVFNPKNCFCRTSEIQKLAKKASQIRCVCRKTRWQKFRQAFSKKKIYCPCLKDFQRSVDKVEKKHGKTCACCRKLLEKLHLVTSDKDNQPGFWASICGIFKSSCLGGKCECCRKVAGKIKKICGDTAKRCAFCRKIGKKFTKKKPAEENFEDSYEENDYDWWTKYYSSLKPLPKPDERASIRDTFRLNIYNRELETQAEFNHFEDLLMAFPMYKGKRTGDEVVDRDMVQGVFKGNIKIYRWPESTEKHLLTRYGRPLKDGYFGQFPPNHPLHFTLRVYCVRALHLPPKDVNGKCDPYLLVRLVDRVQDNKDDFKNKDLNPVFGRMFEFNGIFPKDHTLVVQIWDRDVATKDDLIGETIIDVENRLYTNHRAKCGIPEFYKETGYCAWRDQTKPTAILSRLCTHWNLTKPEYAPTSVRIASKVFESTKYESCGDDRIDKEVKALYALRNWDQAPFVGMKLVPEHVETRSLYSPDKALVEQGKIQLWIDIFPAGDLPPPSAVDITVKPPKDYELRVVIWNTADVLLQEDEFISGQKKSDIFVKGMILGHDNVQSTDVHYRSLTGEGNFNWRFVFPMQYLQNEDMTLIRRKEGHFQSKDSDKKFPCRLTLQVWENDMFSKDDFLGTLSLDLSRMPRGSKGEENCNFTITEPNAPRINLFKTKRTRGWWPFKGKDLDGNLTLVGKVEAEMELLTAEEAQQKPAGIGRNAPQALPEPK encoded by the exons ATGGTTTTCAATCCCAAAAATTGCTTCTGTAGAACCTCGGAGATCCAGAAACTGGCCAAGAAAGCTTCTCAAATCAGATGCGTTTGTCGAAAGACGAGGTGGCAAAAATTTCGACAAGCTTTCAGCAAGAAAAAGATCTACTGTCCCTGCTTGAAGGATTTTCAGAGGAGCGTCGATAAAGTTGAGAAGAAACACGGAAAAACCTGTGCTTGTTGCAGGAAATTGCTGGAAAAACTTCATTTGGTCACCAGTGACAAGGACAACCAACCAGGATTTTGGGCTTCGATATGCGGCATCTTCAAGAGCTCCTGTTTGGGTGGTAAGTGTGAGTGTTGCAGAAAAGTAGCTGGAAAAATAAAGAAGATATGCGGGGACACCGCAAAAAGATGCGCGTTCTGCAGAAAAATTGGAAAGAAGTTCACCAAGAAGAAGCCTGCTGAAGAGAATTTTGAAGATTCCTACGAGGAGAACGATTATGATTGGTGGACTAAATACTATTCTTCGCTGAAA CCTCTTCCTAAGCCAGATGAACGTGCATCCATAAGGGACACATTCAGGCTGAACATATATAATAGAGAGTTAGAAACTCAAGCTGAATTCAACCATTTCGAAGACTTATTGATGGCCTTTCCTATGTACAAAGGTAAGAGGACTGGAGATGAGGTAGTTGATAGAGATATGGTACAAGGAGTGTTCAAAGGAAATATCAAGATTTATAGATGGCCAGAATCAACTGAGAAACATCTATTGACCAG ATACGGAAGGCCTCTGAAGGATGGATATTTTGGACAATTCCCTCCTAATCATCCACTTCATTTCACTCTGAGGGTGTACTGTGTGAGAGCCCTGCATTTGCCACCGAAAGATGTAAACGGCAAATGTGATCCTTATCTGCTAGTTCGTCTGGTTGATCGAGTTCAGGATAATAAAGATGATTTCAAGAACAAGGATCTGAATCCAGTTTTCGGAAG GATGTTCGAATTCAACGGGATATTCCCGAAAGACCACACCCTGGTGGTTCAAATCTGGGACAGAGACGTCGCGACGAAAGACGATCTGATTGGCGAGACCATAATCGACGTTGAAAACCGTCTGTACACGAATCACAGAGCGAAATGCGGCATTCCGGAATTTTACAAAGA GACCGGCTATTGCGCTTGGAGGGACCAGACGAAACCGACGGCCATCCTGAGCCGGCTCTGCACGCATTGGAACCTTACCAAACCGGAATATGCCCCGACATCTGTGCGGATCGCTTCGAAGGTGTTCGAATCGACGAAATACGAAT CATGCGGCGACGACAGGATCGATAAGGAGGTGAAAGCGCTCTATGCTCTGAGGAATTGGGATCAGGCACCTTTTGTCGGGATGAAATTGGTTCCGGAGCACGTCGAGACGAGGTCGCTGTATTCGCCCGATAAGGCCCTTGTTGAACAG GGTAAAATTCAACTCTGGATAGACATATTTCCAGCTGGCGATCTCCCGCCTCCGTCGGCTGTCGACATAACGGTTAAGCCCCCGAAGGATTATGAGCTCAGAGTCGTGATCTGGAACACCGCCGATGTCCTGTTGCAGGAGGACGAGTTTATCAGCGGACAGAAAAAAAGCGATATATTCGTCAAGGG gatgaTCCTGGGTCACGACAACGTCCAGAGCACCGACGTCCACTACCGCTCGTTGACCGGGGAGGGAAACTTCAACTGGAGGTTCGTCTTTCCCATGCAGTATCTTCAGAACGAGGACATGACTTTGATTCGACGTAAAGAGGGTCATTTCCAATCGAAAGATAGCGACAAGAAATTTCCCTGCAGGCTGACGTTGCAGGTCTGGGAAAACGATATGTTTTCCAAGGACGATTTTCTGG GTACGCTGAGTTTGGACTTGTCACGTATGCCGAGAGGTTCAAAAGGGGAGGAGAACTGCAATTTCACTATAACAGAGCCGAATGCACCACGTATAAATCTTTTCAAGACGAAGAGGACCAGGGGATGGTGGCCTTTTAAGGGGAAGGATTTAGACGGCAATTTAACGCTGGTG GGTAAAGTTGAGGCAGAAATGGAACTGCTGACTGCGGAAGAAGCTCAACAGAAGCCCGCAGGTATTGGCAGAAATGCACCACAAGCTTTGCCTGAACCAAAGTGA
- the LOC123307618 gene encoding otoferlin-like, translating to MKAEKIFDPNALRRSFLKTKKLCDNILCIFTQINDMWPDIFVSVWKESKELAYCRIPSKDVLDSQIEEEKGKMCGKVTTLYLQPEKKKIPRAKFFTNTVGKMEVLLWMGMEKSYMEILKNLPGGYEVADDLTSPHLHVSTNETHVFQCRCHLFQGRIRPGNDVTALSDTMIRIHFGDDCQESTIERETLNPVWNQTLIFKKVTQYGSASFIKKYPPSILIELLDRDKLFFWEFIGRTAVKPLVKMRDEPYGPPRFPPKLDWFKVFDKDSISAEILAAFEMLEITGDPEDHDEEAEKDIIRIPDDIKPELVSYRMEVYFWGLRHLKKTKVGRIKHPKMNIECLQAMMYSDSLEDTKNDSNFENPIKNMDLVSNDKVGPAEFS from the exons ATGAAGGCTGAGAAGATTTTCGACCCAAACGCACTCAGAAGATCTTTTTTGAAGACGAAGAAGCTGTGCGACAATATATTGTGTATTTTTACCCAG ATCAACGATATGTGGCCAGATATCTTCGTGTCAGTCTGGAAGGAATCAAAAGAGCTAGCTTATTGTCGTATTCCATCCAAAGATGTTCTGGATTCTCAGATAGAAGAAGAAAAGGGAAAAATGTGCGGTAAAGTGACCACCCTCTACCTGCAG CCAGAGAAGAAGAAAATACCCAGAGCGAAATTTTTCACCAATACTGTCGGAAAAATGGAAGTTCTTCTATGGATGGGCATGGAGAAATCCTACATGGAGATCTTGAAGAATCTTCCAGGAGGTTACGAAGTGGCTGATGATTTAACATCTCCTCACCTCCATGTATCCACCAATGAAACTCAT GTGTTCCAATGCAGATGTCATCTTTTCCAAGGCCGGATAAGACCGGGCAACGATGTGACAGCTTTGAGTGATACAATGATCAGAATACATTTCGGTGACGATTGCCAAGAATCCACG ATAGAGAGGGAGACTTTGAACCCAGTCTGGAATCAAACTCTCATCTTCAAGAAAGTCACCCAATACGGCAGCGCAAGTTTCATAAAGAAATATCCACCTTCGATTCTCATAGAATTGCTTGATCGAGATAAGCTT TTCTTCTGGGAATTCATTGGAAGAACTGCAGTGAAACCTCTGGTCAAAATGAGAGACGAACCATATGGTCCACCTAGATTTCCTCCAAAGCTGGATTGGTTCAAGGTGTTCGATAAGGACAGTATTAGTGCAGAGATCTTGGCTGCTTTCGAAATGTTAGAG ATCACAGGAGACCCTGAGGACCACGATGAAGAGGCTGAGAAGGATATTATAAGAATTCCTGACGATATAAAGCCAGAACTTGTCAGTTATCGCATGGAAGTTTACTTTTGGGGTCTCAGGCACCTAAAGAAAACAAAAGTTGGACGAATCAAACACCCTAAAATGAACATAGAATGCCTCCAGGCCATGATGTACTCCGACTCGTTGGAAGACACCAAGAACGACAGTAATTTCGAAAACCCAATCAAAAATATGGACCTGGTATCTAACGATAAGGTTGGTCCAGCAGAATTTTCATAA
- the LOC123307627 gene encoding otoferlin-like, producing MSCRNLIDIQQLTNLKQTYLITVAILEGRYYVWPNMDSVVIVQALGKKEKTAVVKNSDCPYYNEYFTFDKKIALHDLLNTEVIVTVIQPKSIFRKRKILGLFRLDVATIWAEPEHQFFNKWAVLNAPTNKEGCGSRGFLKVNLTVITKNVSPGLPPVQEDNEIEGNLLLPHSRVSERFRAKFEFDIFRAEHLYDKKKPPSSHVVIAFGGNMAKTSVRKNTSFPEFNERIVIHDMYPVLCHRIHVRIYFGSNLYAEDFLPLSYVTSEDEEGFLPKFGPAFLHMYDTAGMEEYKGSILFSLRTKAEVVSVEDKEKNEVIPISPSTGRLLPKVILKFFIVIFESSALDKRFDGKISYRVSIGNTDKEEEYGSSQNSINKYISDKIDVRKINRNSYYSVIRERKPLLTLSVDLMDFRKRLYNLNMLEKIYDDLVNINICT from the exons ATGTCCTGCAGAAACCTGATAGATATACAACAGTTGACCAACTTGAAACAAACTTATCTGATAACTGTCGCAATTTTAGAAGGTAGATATTATGTTTGGCCAAACATGGACTCCGTTGTCATCGTTCAAGCTTtgggaaaaaaggaaaaaactgcTGTTGTGAAAAATTCCGATTGTCCGTACTACAACGAG TATTTCACATTCGACAAGAAAATAGCTCTCCACGACCTCTTGAACACTGAAGTAATCGTGACG GTTATCCAACCGAAATCCATttttagaaagcgaaaaatactaGGTTTGTTCAGATTAGATGTGGCAACGATATGGGCTGAGCCAG AACATCAATTCTTCAACAAGTGGGCTGTACTAAACGCGCCCACAAATAAGGAAGGTTGCGGATCTAGGGGGTTTCTGAAGGTAAACCTAACAGTAATAACGAAAAATGTATCGCCTGGTCTGCCACCAGTTCAAGAAGATAACGAAATTGAAGG AAATTTGCTGCTGCCTCATTCAAGAGTATCAGAAAGGTTCAGAGCAAAATTCGAATTCGACATATTCAGGGCTGAACATCTGTATGATAAGAAGAAACCTCCAAGTTCACATGTAGTAATTGCTTTTGGTGGTAATATG GCCAAGACGTCAGTTAGGAAAAATACATCCTTCCCTGAATTCAACGAAAGAATAGTTATTCACGATATGTATCCTGTGCTTTGCCACAGGATCCACGTCAGGATATACTTCGGGTCCAACCTTTACGCGGAGGACTTCTTACCTCTGAGCTACGTGACTAGTGAAGATGAAGAAGGGTTTCTGCCAAAGTTTGGACCAGCTTTCCTACACATGTATGACACTGCTGGTATGGAGGAATACAAGGGGAGCATCTTATTCAGTTTGAGAACTAAGGCTGAGGTAGTGTCAGTTGAAGATAAAGAGAAGAATGAGGTGATTCCTATCAGCCCATCAACTGGG CGTCTGTTGCCTAAagtgatcttgaaatttttcatcgtTATCTTCGAGTCTTCTGCTTTGGACAAGCGTTTCGACGGAAAAATTAGCTACAGGGTGTCTATAGGAAACACGGATAAAGAGGAGGAATACGGAAGCTCACAGAATTCGATAAATAAATATATCTCCGATAAGATTGACGTGAGAAAGATCAACAGAAATTCTTATTATTCAGTAATAAGAGAGAGAAAGCCTCTGCTCACACTGAGTGTCGATCTTATGGACTTCAGAAAGAGGCTGTACAATCTGAATATGCTGGAGAAAATTTATGATGACTTGGTGAATATCAACATTTGTACTTGA
- the LOC123314897 gene encoding LIM/homeobox protein Lhx9-like has protein sequence MLKERESLERVIPSPCSSLGGLGPDVSCAGCRGRIHDRFYLLAVDRQWHAGCLKCCECKLPLDSELTCFARDGNIYCKEDYYRMFAVTKCGRCQTGIAANELVMRARDLVYHLHCFSCASCGIPLAKGDHFGMRDGLIYCRPHYSLLDFCDGNDPLELMFRGRESPGYYPGSSPQQQKGRPRKRKLAAEEPLPCGEIPVTMRMAASSLEMLQQGELSSSMESLSYDSSVTSPASSNGHNTQRTKRMRTSFKHHQLRTMKTYFAINQNPDAKDLKQLAQKTGLSKRVLQVWFQNARAKWRRNMMRQEGSQTNNNQSPGATSVTSGIITDSNMSHQSLDDLHHHLHSQNSQTLAFSDIY, from the exons ATGCTGAAGGAACGTGAATCCCTGGAGAGGGTGATACCATCCCCCTGTTCGAGCCTAGGCGGCCTTGGTCCAGACGTGAGTTGTGCGGGATGCAGGGGCAGGATTCACGATAGGTTTTACCTCTTGGCGGTGGACAGGCAGTGGCACGCAGGTTGTTTGAAGTGCTGCGAGTGCAAGTTACCATTAGATTCAGAACTTACTTGTTTCGCGAGAGATGGAAATATATATTGTAAAGAGGATTACTACAG aatGTTTGCGGTGACGAAATGCGGCAGGTGTCAAACGGGTATAGCGGCAAACGAATTGGTGATGAGGGCCAGGGATCTTGTGTACCATCTACATTGTTTCTCCTGTGCATCCTGCGGTATCCCACTGGCCAAGGGAGATCATTTTGGGATGAGAGATGGACTGATATACTGCAG GCCTCATTACTCGCTGCTGGATTTCTGCGACGGCAACGACCCGCTCGAGCTGATGTTCAGGGGGAGGGAATCGCCGGGATATTATCCGGGATCGTCTCCACAGCAACAGAAAGGCAGGCCCAGAAAAAGAAAGTTGGCCGCGGAGGAACCTCTCCCCTGCGGCGAGATACCGGTGACAATGAGGATGGCAGCATCTTCGCTAG AGATGCTGCAACAAGGCGAGCTGTCCTCCTCGATGGAATCTCTGTCCTACGATTCGTCTGTCACATCACCAGCCTCTAGCAACGGACACAACACGCAAAGGACGAAGAGGATGCGGACGTCCTTCAAACACCACCAGTTGAGGACGATGAAGACCTACTTTGCAATTAACCAAAACCCGGATGCCAAAGATCTGAAACAGCTTGCTCAGAAGACTGGCCTCTCGAAAAGGGTGCTACAG GTGTGGTTCCAGAATGCCAGAGCCAAGTGGCGACGGAACATGATGAGGCAGGAAGGGTCCCAAACGAACAACAACCAATCACCAGGAGCAACCTCCGTCACATCAGGTATAATAACGGATTCCAACATGTCCCATCAGAGCTTGGACGACCTCCACCACCATCTACATTCCCAAAATTCGCAAACGCTTGCCTTCAGTGATATCTATTGA